The genomic DNA ATGAAAAGGCAAGAGAGTGGTTTAAGAAAGCTGCTGATCAAGGGCATGCCCATGCACAATATAATCTAGGCTTCCTATATCAACATGGACTAGGTATGAATCAAGATTATACAAAGGCAAAAGAGTGGTATAAAAAAGCTGCTGAAAAAGAGCATGCAGGAGCAGAAAGAATGCTAAAAGATTTAATAGAAGAAGAAAAGATCAAGGATGAACAGGCGGAAAAGGATTTTTTACAAGCAATTCAAGGATTTCAGATACTTGATAATCCTGCAAACCCAAGAGATATTAACCCCCTCCATAAGGAGAGCGCCGATCAAATAGAAAATATAAATGCTCAATATAACGTAATCTCAATGTGTGAAAAGGAGAAAGGTGTAGAAAAGGACTATGGAAAGGAAAGAGAGAGGTATGAAAAAGCTGCAGAGCAAGGAGATATAGAAGCACAATATGAACTGGGTATAATATATGCAAATGGATTAGGCATAAAGCAAGATTATACGAGGGCGAAAGGGTGGCTTGAGAAAGCTGCCGAACAAGGGCATAGAGCAGCACAATTTAATTTAGGGTGGATGTATTACCATGGGCAAGGAGTAAAGTGGGATGATAAAAAGCCAAAAGTATGCTACCAGTACAAAAAAGAAGCTGAACAAGTTGATGTAGAAGCACAATATAAACTGGGCGTTAAGTATTATAATGCGAAGAAGAATATAGATGTAGATTATGAGAAAGCAGTAGCATGGTTTAAAAAAGCTGCTAAACAAAATCATGTAGATGCACAATATAGAATTGGCTGGATGTATCACCATGCGCAAGGATTAGATCAGAGTTATAAGAAGGCTATAAAATGGTATGAGAAGGCTGCCACTCGAGGACATAAAGAGGCACAATATAACCTAGGCTTTATATATGACAATAAATTGGGGGGGCAACAGGATGTTATGAAGGCTATAGTATGGTATGCAAAAGCTTCTGAGCAAGGACAGACAAGTGTACAGAATAATTTAGGTATTATGGATTATAAGGGAGAAGGAGTAGCCAGAGATTATTTAAAAGCTGCAGCATGGTATGAAAAAGCAGCTAATCAAGGTCTTGTAGAAGCACAATATGAACTGGGTACAATATATGCAAATGGATTAGGCGTAGAGCAAGATTATATGAACGCTATAACATGGTTTAAGAAAGCTACTCAGCAAGAACATGCGCCTTCACAAAATAAGCTTGGCTGGATATACTATGACCAAAAAGATTATACAAAAGCTATAACATGGTTTAAAAAAGCTGCTAAACAAAATCATGTAAATGCACAATATAACTTAGGATGGATATACCAATATATAAAGGACGTTGGGAAGGATTATGAAAAAGCTATAGTATGGTATCAAAAAGCTGCTGATCAAGGGCATACAGGAGCAAAAAGAATGCTAAAAGATTTAATAAAAAATGTGGGTCTATTACAAGAAAATGATTATAGCAAGCTACGAATACAGATTAGGCCTACTACAGAATATGGCTTGCCAATCCCCCAAGAACCCCTTAATACACAGAAAGAATTTCAATCAGCTCATAAAATTAATAGACAAAGGTTTAGACGCCCCAATATCTCTAGGGCTGGGTTAAAGACTGATAGTAAAGATAAAGGGACTATCAAGCAAAAATTATTTGCTTGTTTACCGGATGGATATGAGTTAGGTAAAGCTCATAATGATGGAGATTGTTTTTTTGATGCACTAGCGCAGTGTGTAAATAGAATAAATCACACGGATGTTAATACAGCTAAGTATTTGCGTATGCTCTGCCATGAGTTTTACCAAGAAAATAAAGTGTTAGTAGATAGTTGGAATCAATCAGATTATGGAGGGATAGATAAAGGGGAGGATGAGTATTATATGGTTCAGTACACAGCAGAAGAATGTAAGCAGTATTTTCATGGTAGGGCTCCTATATGGGGTAGGCCTTGGGTAGAAGGACAAATGCTATGCAAAAAGCTAAATTTAAAAGATATTTTAAGTATAGAAGTACTCAAAGATCCAGGAACAGGTAACCCAGTTATCAGTTATCATTTAACCACTCAAAGCGGGTATAGACCATCTATTGATGAAGAGGAAGGCAAGGTTTTACTCCAAGCAGGAGATATCCCTATTCTCATCAATATACAAGACGAGCTACATTTTGCTCCTCTATTAAGAGTAAAAGGTAGGAGGAATACGGGAAAAAAAGATACAGGAAAAGAAAAATTAAAAGGTGATGAAAAAGGGGGAGGGCCAACATCTGATTTAGATACAACTAGAAGTGAATCGGAAAATGAAGAAGAAAGGCAAGAAGACTATTTAAAAAATTATGATTATAGCGAGCTAGTAATACTAACTATGCCTACTACAGAAAGTAATGGCTTGCCGATCTTCCAAGAACCCCTTAATACGCGGGGAGCTCTTCGAGAAGATTACACAATTGATGGGAGAAAATTCAAATGTCAGAATGTTTCTGAACACAGAATGGATTGCTTTTTTAATGCAACTGGCTTAAATCGTAAAGAGCAAGCTAACAAGTTATTACAAGAGTATCAAGAGTATGATAGGGACCCAGTTGTTCGCTATATGGTTGCAAATGATATTATAGCTGGCGTTGCCGCCGCTGGTAATGAATCTATTGGGGAAGGTAGAGATTTTAAAGAATTACCTGATGCAGTTCAAGAAGCAATTGGCTATAAAGCTTTTGTTGAGTCAGGAGAAGAGATTGCTCAATTGAGAGGAGCGTATAATAACTTCAGAAAAGACAATCCTGCAGCAACAGACGATGACATTCCTTCTCCTTTGCAACGGTTATCTATTGATAAAAAAGAAGAGGATAGGTTCTTAGAATTAGAAACTAAAGCAAGAACATTAGAAGCATACAAAGCCTTCGTTTCTTCTTATATAGCACAGCCTAACCATATGATGGCTGTAACCCCTGACCACGCGAACTATCAATTACAATATACATCAATTGATGCAATTGTTTATATTAACAACTTAGGTATAAAAATATATCAGCCTGAAAATGGAGGCTTACGCCTTGCTCATCAATTTATTCCTGAAAATGCAACACAGATTGTTTATTTATATCATGAAGGCAATCATTTTCAGACACTTATTCCATATAGTGAAGAATTAAGGGCAGCAAATCAAGTTGCTACTAACCAAATAGAAGATACACATAAAGCAGATAGTAAGAAGTTAGGGGATAGTATTAATGCCTTACTAAAAAGTTTAGAAAATGGGTCTTCTGGGGATACCTTACAGAAATCTTCAAAAAATGCTACTTCTCAAGAAGATGGGTCTTATAAGGCATCCTTGCCTGTAGAAGCCAAAGACATCGATAAGTTAACTATAGAAGACCAACAATCTCTTCAAGAAATTGATAAAATAGTGTTGAATTACCAGAAGGACTGCCAGGAATTCATTGAAACCAAACGTTCTACCTTTCATGATTCTGTTCTTCAAGGCGCTAAGGCTTTTAATAACTTAGCAAAGGCCATTAAGGGTCCTAAAATAAATTCTTTAACTGAGCTACAGGAAAAAATTGAAGGTGGATATAAAGAAGAAATAGAATTACTCCGCATCCATTCGGAACGAAACTATGAAGAGAGTCGTAAAAAGATAACCACTTTATATGAGCAGCATAGAGAAGCCTTAGAGAAGAAAAAAGAAGATATAAGCCGACAATTACAAATATCTAAACATAATGTAGAGCTCAAGCAAAAGCTTGATGATTTAACTAAGCAGTTGGAAGAGGAAGAAGAGATATACAAGGCTGCTATTGACTTGTTTACAAATCCTAGAGCAGCCTTAGAAGATTTTTATGCTTGGAAACGTAGTGTCTTCCATGAATTTATCAAGCTTCATTTAGGCAACCTTCTTATTACCTATGAAGCTATAGCTTTAGGGACTGTGGAGCGCCATAAAGAGGCGTACGAGCACACCTTAAAAGGTATGACCCTAATAAGTTCGGTTGTAGGAGATATATTTCTGCCGTTAGGAGGCCTTATAGGGAAAGCAGTGGGAAAAATAGCTGAAGAAGGTGCAGAAATATATGAAAATAGACAGATTCGGATTAAAGCCGCAAGGGTAGGAAGTTTATATGGGCATAAAGGCTTAGAGGGTATGGTAGCGCTTACACGAGAGGTAGCTAATGGCCTTTTATATCGGCTTCAAGATGTAATTGTTGATTTAACACCTGATAGCTTAGATGCGCTAGCTAAAATTGCTATAAGCCGAATGATTGATTATGTGCTTGAGCTTGAAATATGGAATGATCATACTATAAATGGCGAACTAAACGTTATAGACTTTTTAATAAAGAGTAGCCAGCATAAGCCTTCGTGGGGTGAAGAAATTGCATCTGCAGTCGTGCTAAAGAAAGAGGATGGAAGCATTGTTAACGGATTGAAATTGTTAGAACTAGAAGAAAAAACAGAGTTAGTCGAATCTAGGGATATGGTTATGGTGGCGGTCGCTCATATGGCTGCTAATGTTGTCAAAAAATCAAAAGAAAAAATAAGTAAGCTTATTGATAATACAGGAGAAGCAGCTGAGCTTGCACATGCTATATGGGAAATAGCTGAGGAAATCTTAGAGTTTGCAGCAGAAATAATGGAGGAATAAATAGGTGGGAGCCCAATTGGGTTGGTTAATACTTAATCAACCCAATTAAAAAAGTAAAATGCAGTATATTAATCGTATTAGCAGTAAGCGGTTTTTAGAATTATAAATTTATAAATAACACCGCGCATCTTACTTTATTAGAAGTTTCAGCAGGGAAAATAGTAACTACTATATATTATGGTTATCCTGCATAATTTCTCGTATAAACTTGTTAAGTTCTTGTTTCAAGGAATGAACTTCGGCCTCATTGGCGACTTTTACAAGTAGCTCAAGTAGCTTGATATGCTTTTCGAGCAAATTAGAATATTTAATTTCAATGCTTATTAAGCCATTATTTTTTATCCCTGTTGCATACTCTTCTTTTGGCATTTCAGGAAAATCAAGAGAAAAGTCATAATGGATTGCCTGACCAATTTCCTGAATGAGACGGTAACTTAAATTGGCGTTATTGAATTTATTGTAAAGCGTATTACGGCTGATCTCTAACTTGGCAGCTAGTTTGGTAAGTGAAAAACCACTTCTTCTAACGACCTTTTCGACTATTTGTCCTCTATGAATCATGGGAAAGAATGTGGTGGTGGAAGTAAAATTAACGCAAAAGATTTCTTGTTAATTTATAAATCAGAATTGTCTTTATTCTTGCTTAAGCTTTTCAATATCTTTCCGGCTAAGTCCTGTTATTTCCTCAATAAAGCTTATTTCACAACCTTTCTTAAGCATATTTTTAGCTATAGCTATTTTTTCTCTTCTTTTGCCTCTCATTTCACCTCTTTCTTCTATAGTTTGTGCAATGGTTATCATAATTTCCTCCTCGTTTTTAGATAATACTTCTTTAAACAAAGATACCAAATCTTTTTCAGATTTCTCTTCTTGACCAATTACATAGCTCGAGTAGATCAAGATGGTTTTCCAGTAATCCCCTCGCACAATTAAATAGCCTTTACTTCGTTTCAGTTCTTTCTCAATCACATTAAAAATATCCCTATGGCGGCTATATTTTAACAGCTTTTCCATCAAGCCAATACTACCGTGCTGCTCTAAAACTTCATTAGGAGTACTGTTTAAATCTGCTAAATAGAACTTAGTAAACATCTCTAAAGCTTTAGCTGTTAAAGGATCTTTAAACAGATCATAAACAGAGGTAGAATAAGGATAAGGTTTTTCATTGGCGTTGTGATACAGACAGATATTGACAATAATAGGCCAGGGAGTTTTCTCACCTTTTTCTTTTATATACTCTTCTATTAAAGCTATATTATATTTAACAAAGCGTAAGGCCATTAGAGGGTCAGGGGTCGATTGGTGCTCCAGAACAAAAAAAGCGTATCCTGGCTGCTTATCTATGGTAAAAGAAAAAACCAAATCATTGTGAAACTCACGTAGCTCTTCGGTGACATAACTCTTATTAGTAAGCTTTAAAGAAGGCAAGTCAACTCTTTTTAGAATATCAGCAGGGAAATAAGCTTTAGCAAATTCTTGTATAGCCTCGGGATGAGAGAGCGTTGCTTTAACCAGCAAATCATGAGGATTTGAAAGATCGTTTTTTTCTTTTTTAGGCATCAGTGTTTCATTTTTTATTATTCTCTGTTATGTTTTTAAGCACTTTTAATCCATACTCTCTGAGTTCGCCATCAGGACCGACATACTGGTAAAACATCTGAATATATTGAATTTTTTGCACAGATCACCGATACGTATAACCACTAAATATAGTAAAAGAAAGTACACTATTTATGTACTGCTTCGTGCCCTATGATAAACAATACAATTGAAATCTTATATTAGAATTGTATGTACAAATATAGTATTTAGCGATCTTTTAAATAAAATTGTACTTGAGTGGTTTTCTTAAAGAACCTTTTATTTATAAGATACTATTCTCCATTAATGACCTATACTTTGAGCATTCAGTATATAGGATTTTACCCATTAATAGTATTTAAATTTGTAAAGAAAGCAAGTATATCTTATTATAAGTTCCTCATTAATCTTTAAACCTATGAAAAGAACTTACTCGCTGTTCCAGCAATATATAGCCTTTGTTTTACTTGTTAGCTTTCTATTACAAAGCTGTGGTGGAGGGTTTGATAACAATCCGCTTATTCCCATTCAAGAAGGGAAAACACCATTACTACAAAAACAGGAATCTATTTCCTTCAGCCATACAGGTCCTCTAGCAGATCAAACGTTGATCGCCCAGGGAGGCCATGCTGTTACCTTTCGAGAAGAAGCAGGCGCGCTAGTAGCGGATGTCGAGATGAATGCACCGCAAGGATTTAGTAAAACATATGAAGGTTTAGAAGTAACGGCTGAACAAGGAGCAGAACTCGCTAAATTGCCATGCTTAGATAAAAAAGCACAGCAGCGTCGTATCCACCTCCAACTAGCCAAAGAAGAACAGCCAGCAAGAGTAGTGATTTACAAAGGAGCAGGGCTAGCGGGAGGGATGCAAGTAGATGGTGGAAGTGAGGGGCAAGCACAATTTATACGACGCCTGGTCGACTTTACTGAGCTACGTCGGTGCTTTAACAGAGGCAACCTAGAGATTACTCCTGCCAACTATAAACTGCTATTAGAATTTGCTCAAAGACATGCGCTTTCTTTCCAAAGTTATGACCGAGGAGTGGTAGTAAAAGGCTGGGAGGCTTCTGGTGATTTTAGTGAATTGGCTAATTTACTGTTGAGTTTTACGAGTATTAAGGTGTTTAAGTTTAATGTTGGTGCTCAAGAAAAAGAAGCAGAGATAGCCGAGGTAATTGCAAGGGCTGTACAGTTTTATGAGGATATGTCAGATCTTGACATAAGTGGCTGTAAACTAAATGATGCTACGATACAAGATACCATACAGTCAATCCCTTATCCTGAAAAGCTAAAATTTCTGAATATAAGTAACAATCAGGTAAGTGCTAAACTGGTATCTACGCTTAAAGAAAGCTTCCCACATACACAAATTACTTTTAGCTCAGTAAACAGCCTAGCTCAGCAGTTGAGAACACCAACACTTAGTTCACCTAAACCTACACCATTTAAACCTTTACCTACTTTACCTCCGGCTAGAGTAGCAGGTGTCAAGGAAAGAGGCAATAGTACAACCAGCGAGAAAGGAGTTGTTTCAGGTACACCAAACAGGCCCAATGCTAGTGTTAGAGAAAAAAGTGGACTTTTACAAGCAATGAGCAAATTAGAACTTTCTGACTTAGCAGGGAGCTCAGTTCAACGTTTAGCGAGGGGAAACACGGTTAGCACTTCCAAGCCTATCACAGCTGAACCTTTGCTAAATAAGCCTTTACCTATTGTAGTCCCACCTAGGCCAGCAAACATGAACAAGAGAGAGGATATTATTCCAAATGAAAAAGAGGATGTTCCAACGCTTACAAGAAAAGCCCAACAAGGAGATGTAAAAGCTCAACAAGCCTTGGGGGTTATGTATGAGAGTGGTAATGGGGTTACAAAAGATGTAAAGAAAGCAGTTGAGTGGTACCAAAAAGCAGCTATGCAAGGACATGTAGAAGCACAATGCAACCTTGGAGGGATGTATGAACTAGGTCGTGGTATAGGAAAGGATGAGCATCAAGCTACTTATTGGTATCAAAAGGCTGCTGATCAAGGATATGCAAAAGCACAATATAAACTTGGCATGATGTATGAGCTAGGCAGGGGAATTGCAAAAGATGAAAATCAAGCTTTGCACTGGTATCAGAAAGCAGCTGGCCAAGGAAATAGTATAGCTCAACGTAAGGTTAAAGAATTAGCTGTTAATGATAAGGGTTGGGTTAAAGGTAAGGATAGTAACCTTAAGGGATACAAAAAATCTGGTGAACAAATTGATGCAAGTGAGCAGGTCAATTTAGGAGTTGCTTATTACAATGGGCAAGGTGTACAACAAGATTATGTTAAAGCTAAAGAGTGCTTTGCAAAAGCTGCTGACCAAGGAAATATGCATGCACAAAATTGGCTTGGATTTATGTATCAGCATGGACAAGGTGGACCTCAGAATTACCAAGAGGCCATTAAATGGTTTCAAAAAGCAGCTGATCAAGGATTGGCAGATGCACAAAATAACTTGGGTTTCATGTATCAAAATGGCTATGGATTATCTCAGAATTACCAAGAGGCCATTAAATGGTTTCAAAAAGCTGCTGATCAAGGATTGGCAGCTGCACAAAATAGCTTGGGTTTCATGTATCAAAATGGTTATGGATTATCTCAGAATTACCAAGAGGCCATTAAATGGTACCAAAAAGCTGCTGAACAAGGACATGCAGATGCTCAAAATAACTTGGGTTTCACGTATCAAAATGGCTATGGATTATCTCAGAATTACCAAGAGGCCATTAAATGGTACCAAAAAGCTGCTGAACAAGGAAATATGTATGCACAAAATTGGCTTGGATTTATGTATGAAAATGGACAAGGAGTAGAAAAAAATTATAGAAAAGCTATAGAGTGGTATCAAAAAGCTGCTGACCAAGGATATGCATATGCACAATATAATTTGGGAGACATGTATGATAATGGAAAGGGGGTATCTCAGAATTACCAAGAGGCCATTAAATGGTACCAAAAAGCTGCTGAAAAGGGAAATGCTGCTGCACAATGTGGTCTAGGATTTATGTATGAGAATGGCTTGGGAGTGGCTCAAAGTTATGAAGGAGCCGTAAAATGGTACCAAAAAGGAGCTGAGCAAGAAAATATGTCTGGTAAAGCTAATTTAGGCCGGATGTATTACGAGGGGAAAGGAATTATGAAGGATATAGTAAAAGCAAATAAGCTATTTCAAGAAGCAGTTTCCACGATCAAGAATTGGGCAGAAAAAGGAGATATAGGTCCACAGAATCTGCTAGGCTGGATGTACCAATATGGACAAGGTGTAGGACAGAATGATCAAGAGGCAGTGTTATGGTACCAAAAAGCTGCTAAACAAGAGCATATAGTTGCCCAGTTTAGGTTGGCTTCCATGTATGAGCATGGGCAGGGCGTTACTAAAGATTTACAAGAAGCTACCAAATGGTATCAGAAAGCTGCTGATCAACGACTTCCAGCTGCTCAAGAATGGCTAAAGAACCATGGCCAATATAATCAACAAGAAGTGAAGCAAGGTAAACAGCCTGAAGCATTGCCTGAAACAATTAATAGCAAGCTAGAAGAAGTTCTTACCCCATTAAAGGAACATTTTAAGACAGAAGCTCCTCAAGCAAGTGGTGCTTGGCAGGCAGCAATACCTACAAAAGACATTACAGCAGTGTTATCGCCGCTTGAACAAAAAGCGCTTACCCAGGCAGACAAGATTGTCGTGGATTACAATGCCAAGTACTGTCAGAATGTTACGAACCTTTCTCGCTTTTCAAAAGCTAAGCAGCAGTTCTCTAAAGCTTTTGCTAAAACAGTGCAGGTGAGTAAAGATGCAGTTTTAGGACCGGATATCAATTCTCTAAAAAAGTTACAGCAAGATGTCAATGCAGCCTATGGATCAGAAGTTTTGAAGCTCGATGCTGGCCGGCTAGAAAGAAATCATGCAGAGCGTTCGGCAGATGTAACCGTTTCTCATCAAAAGAGAGAGGAAGAACTTGACCGAGAGCAAGACATCGTTTCTAGCAAATTAAAGACAAATCTTACTCCTCACCTGCGTGGCGAACTTAGAAAACAGCAAGCACAAATAGCTGCTCAGCTGGCTGAAGAACATGATTTGCATGAGGTAGCTCTTAAACGTTTAGCAAGCCCAGCCCAAAGTGCTATTGAAGACTTTTACGATTGGAAGCGCAGTGTCTTTC from Candidatus Amoebophilus asiaticus 5a2 includes the following:
- a CDS encoding tetratricopeptide repeat protein translates to MKYNLGQQLMAYTLLLSLFLQSCGSSTNPLIPIEEANLGSTQEIIPQTLIQPLLGQVFTAAEGHLVTFYEKDGQLQAEVEEHLPKGFSKTHKLPVYIESGINLVQLASLGKPVYKKLTHVNLPKSKWPGYVYVGNAGLMGGGNTQGRTKMSDEEVFIQCKKDADHGYIDAQYNVASMYENGKGVDQNYQKAIKWYTKAANKGHAEAQYNLGWIYQNSLGVDQDYQKARGWFEKAAIQRHAGAQYNLGCMYKDKLGVAQDYAKAREWFEKAAVQGVADAQYKLGSLYQNSLGVAQDYKKAREWFEEAAAQRHARAQNNLGFLYQHGLGMNQDYEKAREWFKKAADQGHAHAQYNLGFLYQHGLGMNQDYTKAKEWYKKAAEKEHAGAERMLKDLIEEEKIKDEQAEKDFLQAIQGFQILDNPANPRDINPLHKESADQIENINAQYNVISMCEKEKGVEKDYGKERERYEKAAEQGDIEAQYELGIIYANGLGIKQDYTRAKGWLEKAAEQGHRAAQFNLGWMYYHGQGVKWDDKKPKVCYQYKKEAEQVDVEAQYKLGVKYYNAKKNIDVDYEKAVAWFKKAAKQNHVDAQYRIGWMYHHAQGLDQSYKKAIKWYEKAATRGHKEAQYNLGFIYDNKLGGQQDVMKAIVWYAKASEQGQTSVQNNLGIMDYKGEGVARDYLKAAAWYEKAANQGLVEAQYELGTIYANGLGVEQDYMNAITWFKKATQQEHAPSQNKLGWIYYDQKDYTKAITWFKKAAKQNHVNAQYNLGWIYQYIKDVGKDYEKAIVWYQKAADQGHTGAKRMLKDLIKNVGLLQENDYSKLRIQIRPTTEYGLPIPQEPLNTQKEFQSAHKINRQRFRRPNISRAGLKTDSKDKGTIKQKLFACLPDGYELGKAHNDGDCFFDALAQCVNRINHTDVNTAKYLRMLCHEFYQENKVLVDSWNQSDYGGIDKGEDEYYMVQYTAEECKQYFHGRAPIWGRPWVEGQMLCKKLNLKDILSIEVLKDPGTGNPVISYHLTTQSGYRPSIDEEEGKVLLQAGDIPILINIQDELHFAPLLRVKGRRNTGKKDTGKEKLKGDEKGGGPTSDLDTTRSESENEEERQEDYLKNYDYSELVILTMPTTESNGLPIFQEPLNTRGALREDYTIDGRKFKCQNVSEHRMDCFFNATGLNRKEQANKLLQEYQEYDRDPVVRYMVANDIIAGVAAAGNESIGEGRDFKELPDAVQEAIGYKAFVESGEEIAQLRGAYNNFRKDNPAATDDDIPSPLQRLSIDKKEEDRFLELETKARTLEAYKAFVSSYIAQPNHMMAVTPDHANYQLQYTSIDAIVYINNLGIKIYQPENGGLRLAHQFIPENATQIVYLYHEGNHFQTLIPYSEELRAANQVATNQIEDTHKADSKKLGDSINALLKSLENGSSGDTLQKSSKNATSQEDGSYKASLPVEAKDIDKLTIEDQQSLQEIDKIVLNYQKDCQEFIETKRSTFHDSVLQGAKAFNNLAKAIKGPKINSLTELQEKIEGGYKEEIELLRIHSERNYEESRKKITTLYEQHREALEKKKEDISRQLQISKHNVELKQKLDDLTKQLEEEEEIYKAAIDLFTNPRAALEDFYAWKRSVFHEFIKLHLGNLLITYEAIALGTVERHKEAYEHTLKGMTLISSVVGDIFLPLGGLIGKAVGKIAEEGAEIYENRQIRIKAARVGSLYGHKGLEGMVALTREVANGLLYRLQDVIVDLTPDSLDALAKIAISRMIDYVLELEIWNDHTINGELNVIDFLIKSSQHKPSWGEEIASAVVLKKEDGSIVNGLKLLELEEKTELVESRDMVMVAVAHMAANVVKKSKEKISKLIDNTGEAAELAHAIWEIAEEILEFAAEIMEE
- a CDS encoding SEL1-like repeat protein, coding for MKRTYSLFQQYIAFVLLVSFLLQSCGGGFDNNPLIPIQEGKTPLLQKQESISFSHTGPLADQTLIAQGGHAVTFREEAGALVADVEMNAPQGFSKTYEGLEVTAEQGAELAKLPCLDKKAQQRRIHLQLAKEEQPARVVIYKGAGLAGGMQVDGGSEGQAQFIRRLVDFTELRRCFNRGNLEITPANYKLLLEFAQRHALSFQSYDRGVVVKGWEASGDFSELANLLLSFTSIKVFKFNVGAQEKEAEIAEVIARAVQFYEDMSDLDISGCKLNDATIQDTIQSIPYPEKLKFLNISNNQVSAKLVSTLKESFPHTQITFSSVNSLAQQLRTPTLSSPKPTPFKPLPTLPPARVAGVKERGNSTTSEKGVVSGTPNRPNASVREKSGLLQAMSKLELSDLAGSSVQRLARGNTVSTSKPITAEPLLNKPLPIVVPPRPANMNKREDIIPNEKEDVPTLTRKAQQGDVKAQQALGVMYESGNGVTKDVKKAVEWYQKAAMQGHVEAQCNLGGMYELGRGIGKDEHQATYWYQKAADQGYAKAQYKLGMMYELGRGIAKDENQALHWYQKAAGQGNSIAQRKVKELAVNDKGWVKGKDSNLKGYKKSGEQIDASEQVNLGVAYYNGQGVQQDYVKAKECFAKAADQGNMHAQNWLGFMYQHGQGGPQNYQEAIKWFQKAADQGLADAQNNLGFMYQNGYGLSQNYQEAIKWFQKAADQGLAAAQNSLGFMYQNGYGLSQNYQEAIKWYQKAAEQGHADAQNNLGFTYQNGYGLSQNYQEAIKWYQKAAEQGNMYAQNWLGFMYENGQGVEKNYRKAIEWYQKAADQGYAYAQYNLGDMYDNGKGVSQNYQEAIKWYQKAAEKGNAAAQCGLGFMYENGLGVAQSYEGAVKWYQKGAEQENMSGKANLGRMYYEGKGIMKDIVKANKLFQEAVSTIKNWAEKGDIGPQNLLGWMYQYGQGVGQNDQEAVLWYQKAAKQEHIVAQFRLASMYEHGQGVTKDLQEATKWYQKAADQRLPAAQEWLKNHGQYNQQEVKQGKQPEALPETINSKLEEVLTPLKEHFKTEAPQASGAWQAAIPTKDITAVLSPLEQKALTQADKIVVDYNAKYCQNVTNLSRFSKAKQQFSKAFAKTVQVSKDAVLGPDINSLKKLQQDVNAAYGSEVLKLDAGRLERNHAERSADVTVSHQKREEELDREQDIVSSKLKTNLTPHLRGELRKQQAQIAAQLAEEHDLHEVALKRLASPAQSAIEDFYDWKRSVFHDFTKLHLGNYLITYEALALGTVARHPEAYENILQGSTAIGSVLADAFLPLGGLLGNVIGKTAEISAQLYADKQMRIKAAKIGSLYGHKGLEGMVALTQEVADALLFRLKDVIIDLTPESMDKLAKVATTQMIDYALKMWERNDGQTINAMNLLLGGTQHQPSWLKAFTQTARLETEDGRYLDGWSLLVQGEQVISDEGRFMRAAHFFAKQAKKNGGAFMGYAGQGGSAISGLVGF
- a CDS encoding helix-turn-helix domain-containing protein is translated as MIHRGQIVEKVVRRSGFSLTKLAAKLEISRNTLYNKFNNANLSYRLIQEIGQAIHYDFSLDFPEMPKEEYATGIKNNGLISIEIKYSNLLEKHIKLLELLVKVANEAEVHSLKQELNKFIREIMQDNHNI
- a CDS encoding Rpn family recombination-promoting nuclease/putative transposase; this translates as MPKKEKNDLSNPHDLLVKATLSHPEAIQEFAKAYFPADILKRVDLPSLKLTNKSYVTEELREFHNDLVFSFTIDKQPGYAFFVLEHQSTPDPLMALRFVKYNIALIEEYIKEKGEKTPWPIIVNICLYHNANEKPYPYSTSVYDLFKDPLTAKALEMFTKFYLADLNSTPNEVLEQHGSIGLMEKLLKYSRHRDIFNVIEKELKRSKGYLIVRGDYWKTILIYSSYVIGQEEKSEKDLVSLFKEVLSKNEEEIMITIAQTIEERGEMRGKRREKIAIAKNMLKKGCEISFIEEITGLSRKDIEKLKQE